From a region of the Streptomyces sp. NBC_00102 genome:
- a CDS encoding DNA sulfur modification protein DndB — protein sequence MQITLPTAVVEGIQLTVMPFRGDAVIGTMSVATLVQLVPSPRREEDTKTLKAASGAVRRHAELRALVQRALKSTQKGRNVGAYAEYIADGVKGELGAGWSTPPITFWHAGPLAALSDELLPGTGLRALTITPGTCVVAIDGETQTAAWHDLYDDPGRFGLTYAELAAVRVPFELYVDLSVADARQIFYDRNVQGVVVAKNLAMSMDQRDFATRLAHRLAESVKVEVDDRLVPFTKLVNASKRQVGKSDPEVVTLSALRALVVTSIYGRSGLTRSAETVHEDELPAGTDAEQVERGVIPTLARLVSDLFPHFASRSAVTAPAVLAGLGIAVHQTTPWADPMSALGVEDLHRLLADVRWDREPRYWDGVAAKASATGRLNFSGGVKDSGGRVADAILYPATEAGRRIRGQ from the coding sequence ATGCAGATCACCCTGCCGACCGCGGTCGTCGAAGGAATCCAGCTCACCGTCATGCCCTTCCGCGGGGATGCCGTGATCGGGACCATGTCCGTGGCGACCCTCGTCCAGCTCGTCCCCTCGCCCCGCCGGGAGGAGGACACGAAGACGCTGAAGGCCGCGTCCGGCGCGGTCCGGCGCCACGCCGAACTGCGGGCCCTGGTGCAGCGGGCGCTGAAGTCCACGCAGAAGGGAAGGAACGTCGGCGCCTACGCCGAGTACATCGCCGACGGGGTGAAGGGAGAGCTGGGCGCCGGCTGGTCCACTCCGCCCATCACCTTCTGGCACGCCGGACCGCTCGCGGCCCTGAGCGACGAACTGCTGCCCGGCACCGGACTGCGGGCCCTGACCATCACCCCGGGCACCTGTGTCGTCGCCATCGACGGCGAGACGCAGACCGCCGCCTGGCACGACCTCTACGACGATCCCGGCCGCTTCGGTCTCACCTACGCCGAACTCGCCGCCGTGCGCGTGCCCTTCGAGCTCTACGTGGACCTGTCGGTCGCCGACGCGCGGCAGATCTTCTACGACCGCAATGTGCAGGGGGTGGTCGTCGCCAAGAACCTCGCCATGTCGATGGACCAGCGGGACTTCGCGACCCGGCTCGCGCACCGCCTCGCCGAGTCCGTCAAGGTCGAGGTGGACGACCGGCTCGTACCGTTCACCAAACTCGTCAACGCCAGCAAGCGGCAGGTCGGCAAGAGCGATCCGGAGGTCGTCACCCTCTCCGCGCTGCGCGCCCTCGTCGTCACGAGCATCTACGGACGCTCCGGCCTCACCCGTTCCGCCGAGACCGTCCACGAGGACGAACTCCCCGCCGGAACGGACGCCGAGCAGGTGGAGCGGGGCGTGATCCCGACGCTGGCGCGGCTGGTCTCCGACCTCTTCCCGCACTTCGCCTCGCGCAGCGCCGTAACCGCCCCGGCGGTGCTCGCGGGTCTCGGCATCGCCGTCCACCAGACCACCCCCTGGGCCGACCCGATGAGCGCCCTCGGCGTGGAGGACCTGCACCGGCTCCTCGCCGACGTCCGGTGGGACCGGGAGCCCCGCTACTGGGACGGCGTCGCGGCCAAGGCGAGCGCCACCGGGCGCCTCAACTTCAGCGGCGGCGTCAAGGACTCCGGCGGCCGGGTGGCCGACGCGATCCTCTACCCCGCGACGGAGGCGGGCCGCAGGATCCGCGGCCAGTAG
- a CDS encoding molybdopterin-binding protein produces the protein MQSYTIGQAARLLGVSPDTARRWADAGRVATHRDKSGRRLIDGGDLAAFSVEVAGSAGGGEEEVPYTSVRNAFAGIVTAVKLGDVAAQVEIQAGPHRLVSLLTREAVEELGLEVGMEATARVKSTNVHIDRV, from the coding sequence ATGCAGTCCTACACGATCGGCCAAGCGGCCCGCCTGCTGGGCGTGAGCCCGGACACCGCACGGCGGTGGGCCGACGCCGGCCGGGTGGCCACGCACCGCGACAAGAGTGGGCGCCGGCTCATCGACGGCGGGGACTTGGCCGCCTTCTCCGTCGAGGTCGCCGGGAGCGCCGGCGGGGGCGAGGAAGAGGTCCCGTACACCTCCGTCCGCAACGCCTTCGCGGGCATCGTCACTGCGGTGAAGCTCGGTGATGTCGCCGCGCAGGTCGAGATCCAGGCCGGACCGCACCGGCTGGTCTCTCTGCTGACGCGCGAGGCGGTGGAGGAACTGGGCCTGGAGGTCGGCATGGAGGCGACCGCGCGCGTGAAGTCCACCAACGTGCACATCGACCGCGTCTGA
- a CDS encoding N-6 DNA methylase, which produces MPQPPALVTAAEISRIAGVTRATVSNWRRRHDDFPAPSGGTDSSPLYDLEAVRAWLEARGQSHAASPSEELRTVLRLHGTGSGLVARLFPLVLAASRHGADELAAHDDLPDSEVLARAGTAAAEQAGSMPETGPARFGPDDVPALRALMRCVRGEGAQNTLDVLAERELDDTASSGTYPTPPGLAGLLARLLPEGTTRVLDPACGSGSLLAAAARRGATELYGQDSLPVQAQRSAVRLLLSSPGARVTVRVGDTLRADAFPDLRVAGVLCNPPYGDREWGHEELAYDQRWAYGVPPRIESELAWTQHALAHLEAGGHAVMLLPPATATRASGRRVRAELVRSGALRAVVGLPVGASVPLHIGLHVWVLRRPEPQGTDSTSVLFVDVGTDPRESAAASTPGDTHSTHPTHSQHRNRRGAVDWDALSDEVLTHWTAFRENPETFADTPGTARAVPTIDLVDDLVDLTPARQVRAAPVDIEPAQVARRTEERRSLLVTSLTALESAADHGPWRAAAESSRTWRTATVSDLARGGALSLLRAAVPGSRGETSRTDDGARPVLTASDISGGGGPSGTAEDLRTDAAHTVATGDVLVRAVAGGHGGMARVADEADAGALLGHHVHLLRPDPARLDPWFLAGFLGAHDNIAGASTGSTILHVAPGRLRVPLLPLEEQRRYGAAFRHAHELRTAARRTAALAEETAQALLTGLTAGALLPPENLSA; this is translated from the coding sequence ATGCCCCAGCCCCCAGCTCTGGTGACAGCCGCCGAGATCTCCCGGATCGCGGGTGTCACGCGTGCCACCGTCAGCAACTGGCGCCGTCGGCACGACGACTTCCCCGCCCCGTCGGGGGGCACCGACAGCAGCCCGCTCTACGACCTCGAAGCGGTACGGGCCTGGCTGGAGGCGCGCGGCCAGTCCCACGCGGCCTCCCCGTCCGAGGAACTGCGCACCGTGCTGCGACTCCACGGGACGGGCTCCGGCCTGGTGGCCCGTCTGTTCCCCCTCGTCCTGGCGGCGTCACGCCACGGCGCGGACGAACTCGCCGCCCACGACGACCTGCCCGACTCCGAGGTACTCGCCCGGGCCGGAACCGCCGCCGCCGAGCAAGCCGGATCGATGCCGGAGACCGGACCCGCCCGGTTCGGCCCGGACGACGTCCCCGCTCTCCGGGCGCTGATGCGCTGTGTCCGCGGCGAAGGCGCACAGAACACGCTGGACGTCCTCGCCGAACGCGAACTCGACGACACCGCCTCCAGCGGCACCTACCCGACACCCCCGGGCCTCGCCGGCCTCCTGGCCCGGCTGCTGCCGGAGGGCACCACCCGCGTGCTCGACCCGGCGTGCGGCAGCGGCAGCCTCCTCGCGGCGGCGGCCCGACGGGGCGCCACGGAGCTGTACGGCCAGGACTCGCTGCCCGTTCAGGCCCAGCGCAGCGCGGTACGCCTGCTCCTGTCGTCGCCCGGCGCGCGGGTCACCGTACGCGTCGGCGACACCCTGCGCGCCGACGCCTTCCCCGACCTGAGGGTGGCCGGGGTGCTCTGCAACCCGCCCTACGGCGACCGCGAATGGGGCCACGAAGAACTCGCCTACGACCAGCGGTGGGCCTACGGAGTGCCGCCCCGGATCGAGTCGGAGCTCGCCTGGACGCAGCACGCGCTCGCCCACCTGGAGGCCGGGGGGCACGCCGTGATGCTGCTCCCGCCGGCCACCGCCACCCGAGCCTCGGGCCGCCGCGTCCGCGCCGAACTGGTACGCAGCGGTGCGCTGCGCGCCGTCGTCGGACTGCCCGTCGGCGCCTCCGTACCCCTCCACATCGGCCTGCACGTGTGGGTGCTCCGCCGGCCGGAGCCGCAGGGCACCGACAGCACCTCCGTCCTCTTCGTGGACGTCGGCACGGACCCGCGCGAGAGCGCCGCCGCGAGTACGCCGGGGGACACGCACTCCACTCACCCGACGCACTCCCAGCACCGGAACCGGCGCGGTGCGGTGGACTGGGACGCACTGTCGGACGAGGTCCTCACCCACTGGACCGCCTTCCGCGAGAACCCGGAGACCTTCGCCGACACGCCCGGTACGGCACGCGCCGTACCGACCATCGACCTCGTCGACGACCTCGTCGACCTCACGCCCGCCCGGCAGGTGCGTGCCGCACCCGTCGACATCGAGCCGGCGCAAGTGGCGCGACGCACCGAGGAACGCCGTTCCCTGCTCGTCACCTCCCTCACCGCACTGGAGAGCGCCGCGGACCACGGACCCTGGCGGGCCGCCGCGGAGTCCTCGCGCACCTGGCGTACGGCCACGGTCTCCGACCTCGCCCGGGGAGGGGCGCTCTCCCTGCTGCGGGCAGCCGTACCCGGGAGCCGCGGCGAGACCTCCCGAACGGACGACGGGGCCCGCCCGGTGCTCACCGCGTCCGACATCAGCGGCGGCGGCGGCCCCTCCGGCACGGCGGAGGACCTGCGCACCGACGCGGCCCACACCGTCGCCACCGGCGACGTGCTCGTACGCGCCGTGGCCGGCGGCCACGGCGGCATGGCCCGGGTCGCGGACGAGGCGGACGCCGGTGCCCTGCTCGGCCACCACGTCCACCTGCTCCGGCCGGACCCGGCACGACTGGACCCCTGGTTCCTCGCGGGCTTCCTCGGCGCCCACGACAACATCGCCGGAGCCTCCACCGGAAGCACCATCCTGCACGTCGCCCCCGGCCGGCTCCGCGTACCGCTGCTCCCGCTGGAGGAACAGCGGCGCTACGGGGCCGCCTTCCGCCACGCACACGAACTGCGCACCGCCGCCCGTCGCACGGCCGCCCTCGCCGAGGAGACCGCGCAGGCCCTGCTCACCGGCCTGACGGCGGGGGCGCTGCTCCCGCCGGAGAACCTCTCGGCGTGA
- a CDS encoding class I SAM-dependent DNA methyltransferase, with the protein MNSSKHTELANHAWSVADLLRGDYRQSDYGKVILPFTVLRRLECVLAPTRDKVAETVARFAGQDIDTDHFLRKASGHAFYNKSPLTLKTIADDPQNMAKNLQAYLGAFSENAIEVLDKYEFAQQIRKLDAAGLLYKVVGRFTDLDLRPEIVPNHNMGYIFEELIRRFSEQSNETAGEHFTPREVIKLMVNLLIAPDGDALSLPGVVRTVMDPACGTGGMLSAAEEHIKDLNPDATVEVYGQELNPESWAICRSDLMIKGQDPENIAFGNSFSDDGHAREKFDYLLANPPFGVEWKKVKEDVEYEHKNLGDSGRFGAGLPRINDGSLLFLQHMISKMKPVDAKGGGGSRIAIVFNGSPLFTGAAGSGESEIRRWILENDWLEAIVALPDQLFYNTGISTYFWILTNRKDAQHKGKVVLLDARDQWVKMRKSLGDKRKELGDGTGNKPNHIADITRLYGDAVAAAADTEHPMHGKVKVFENAEFGYQRITVERPLKLRFELTEETLAALLASKPVQKWAEERFLPREAELAAKASARRKLTDEEAEKFATLADAETQVLGDALSPLLGTGWATKSEAQVAVRNAMAEAGVQGPTGAPFTKALRDTVGVRDPEGEVQTIKGEPEPDGELRDYENVPLGEDAEEYLKREVHPHVPDAWIDHTKTKVGYEIPFTRHFYVYEPPRPLAEIDADLKALEAEIQALLGEVTE; encoded by the coding sequence TTGAACAGCAGTAAGCACACGGAACTGGCGAACCACGCCTGGTCCGTCGCCGACCTCCTGCGCGGCGACTACAGGCAGTCGGACTATGGCAAGGTCATCCTGCCGTTCACCGTGCTGCGCCGCCTGGAGTGCGTCTTGGCGCCCACCCGCGACAAGGTCGCCGAGACGGTCGCCCGCTTCGCCGGCCAGGACATCGACACCGACCACTTCCTGCGCAAGGCGTCGGGGCACGCGTTCTACAACAAGAGCCCGCTCACGCTCAAGACCATCGCGGACGACCCGCAGAACATGGCCAAGAACCTCCAGGCGTACCTCGGGGCCTTCTCCGAGAACGCCATCGAGGTCCTGGACAAGTACGAGTTCGCCCAGCAGATCAGGAAGCTCGACGCGGCCGGCCTGCTCTACAAGGTCGTCGGCCGGTTCACCGATCTGGACCTGCGCCCCGAGATCGTGCCCAACCACAACATGGGCTACATCTTCGAAGAGCTGATCCGCCGCTTCTCCGAGCAGTCCAACGAGACCGCGGGCGAGCACTTCACCCCGCGCGAAGTCATCAAGCTGATGGTCAACCTGCTGATCGCCCCGGACGGCGACGCGCTCAGCCTGCCCGGTGTCGTCCGCACGGTCATGGACCCCGCCTGCGGCACGGGCGGCATGCTCAGCGCCGCCGAGGAACACATCAAGGACCTGAACCCGGACGCCACGGTGGAGGTGTACGGGCAGGAACTCAACCCGGAATCCTGGGCGATCTGCCGGTCCGACCTCATGATCAAGGGGCAGGACCCGGAGAACATCGCCTTCGGCAACTCCTTCTCGGACGACGGCCATGCCCGCGAGAAGTTCGACTACTTGCTGGCCAACCCGCCGTTCGGCGTGGAGTGGAAGAAGGTCAAGGAGGACGTCGAGTACGAGCACAAGAACCTCGGCGACTCCGGCCGCTTCGGCGCGGGCCTGCCCCGCATCAACGACGGCTCGCTCCTCTTCCTCCAGCACATGATCTCGAAGATGAAGCCGGTGGACGCCAAGGGCGGCGGCGGATCGCGCATCGCCATCGTCTTCAACGGCTCCCCCCTCTTCACGGGCGCGGCCGGCTCGGGCGAGTCCGAGATCCGCCGCTGGATCCTGGAGAACGACTGGCTGGAGGCGATCGTCGCCCTGCCGGACCAGCTCTTCTACAACACGGGCATCTCGACTTACTTCTGGATCCTCACCAACCGCAAGGACGCCCAGCACAAGGGGAAGGTCGTGCTGCTGGACGCGCGCGACCAGTGGGTGAAGATGCGCAAGTCGCTGGGCGACAAGCGCAAGGAGCTCGGGGACGGGACCGGGAACAAGCCGAACCACATCGCCGACATCACCCGCCTGTACGGGGACGCGGTGGCCGCTGCCGCGGACACCGAACACCCGATGCACGGCAAAGTGAAGGTCTTCGAGAACGCGGAGTTCGGCTACCAGCGCATCACGGTGGAGCGGCCGTTGAAGCTGCGGTTCGAGCTGACGGAGGAGACGCTCGCGGCGCTCCTCGCGTCGAAGCCCGTGCAGAAGTGGGCCGAGGAACGCTTCCTCCCGCGCGAGGCGGAACTGGCGGCGAAGGCATCGGCCCGGCGGAAGCTGACCGATGAGGAAGCGGAGAAGTTCGCGACGTTGGCGGACGCCGAGACGCAGGTGCTCGGTGACGCGTTGAGCCCACTGCTGGGCACGGGCTGGGCGACCAAGTCCGAGGCGCAGGTCGCGGTACGGAACGCGATGGCGGAAGCCGGCGTCCAGGGCCCGACCGGCGCCCCCTTCACCAAGGCGCTGCGCGACACGGTGGGCGTCCGGGACCCGGAGGGCGAGGTCCAGACGATCAAGGGCGAGCCGGAACCGGACGGCGAACTGCGGGACTACGAAAACGTCCCGCTGGGCGAGGACGCGGAGGAGTACCTCAAGCGCGAGGTACACCCGCACGTGCCGGACGCGTGGATCGACCACACGAAGACGAAGGTGGGGTACGAGATCCCGTTCACGCGGCACTTCTACGTGTACGAGCCGCCGCGGCCGTTGGCGGAGATCGATGCGGACTTGAAGGCGCTTGAGGCGGAGATCCAGGCGCTGCTGGGAGAGGTGACGGAATGA
- a CDS encoding biotin/lipoate A/B protein ligase family protein, which produces MHGEYKVPGGKLVVVDLDVEAGALRDVRVAGDFFLEPDEAITAVDAALEGAPVDTDAAGLAARVEAALPEGTAMYGITTEGIAVAVRRALAHATDWTDYDWQFIHEGPQSPELHMALDEVLTEEVAAGRRAPTLRVWEWGAPAVIIGSFQSLRNEVDPEGAARHGVRVVRRISGGGAMFVEAGNTITYSLSVPASLVSGLSFADSYAYLDDWVLAALGDMGIKAWYQPLNDIATEVGKIAGAAQKRVTGPKGGPGAVLHHVTMSYDIDADKMLEVLRIGKEKMSDKGTKSAKKRVDPLRRQTGLPRETVIERMVDSFRNRYGLTDGRVTPDELARAEELAATKYSGDEWTARVP; this is translated from the coding sequence GTGCATGGTGAATACAAGGTGCCCGGCGGCAAGCTGGTCGTCGTGGATCTGGACGTCGAGGCGGGCGCCCTGCGCGACGTCCGGGTGGCGGGGGACTTCTTCCTGGAGCCCGACGAAGCCATCACGGCCGTCGACGCCGCCCTGGAGGGGGCGCCCGTCGACACCGACGCCGCCGGACTCGCCGCCCGCGTGGAGGCGGCACTGCCCGAGGGCACGGCGATGTACGGGATCACCACCGAGGGCATCGCAGTCGCGGTGCGGCGCGCGCTGGCCCACGCCACCGACTGGACCGACTACGACTGGCAGTTCATCCACGAGGGCCCCCAGTCCCCCGAACTCCACATGGCGCTGGACGAGGTGCTCACCGAGGAGGTGGCCGCAGGACGCCGCGCCCCGACGCTCCGCGTCTGGGAGTGGGGCGCCCCCGCCGTCATCATCGGCAGCTTCCAGTCCCTGCGGAACGAGGTCGACCCCGAGGGCGCGGCCCGCCACGGCGTGCGGGTGGTGCGCCGGATCTCCGGCGGCGGGGCCATGTTCGTGGAGGCGGGGAACACCATCACGTACTCCCTGTCCGTCCCGGCCTCGCTCGTCTCGGGGCTCTCCTTCGCGGACTCGTACGCCTACCTCGACGACTGGGTCCTGGCGGCCCTCGGCGACATGGGCATCAAGGCCTGGTACCAGCCCCTCAACGACATCGCGACCGAGGTCGGGAAGATCGCGGGCGCCGCCCAGAAGCGGGTGACCGGGCCGAAGGGCGGTCCCGGGGCGGTCCTGCACCACGTGACCATGAGTTACGACATCGACGCCGACAAGATGCTGGAAGTGCTCCGCATCGGCAAGGAGAAGATGTCCGACAAGGGCACCAAGTCGGCCAAGAAGCGGGTCGACCCGCTCCGGCGCCAGACCGGGCTTCCGCGCGAGACGGTCATCGAGCGCATGGTCGACTCCTTCCGCAACCGCTACGGCCTCACCGACGGCCGTGTCACGCCCGACGAGCTCGCGCGCGCGGAGGAGTTGGCCGCCACCAAGTACAGCGGCGACGAGTGGACCGCCCGCGTGCCGTAG
- a CDS encoding restriction endonuclease subunit S codes for MTAWTKTRLKNLCVDAGQYGVGVSSDNYTSSGTRLLRTSDISTGSLSPAEHGVFVATPPAERFLLEAGDLLLSRSGTPPGQSYLVKESDRGTTFAGYLVRFRPAKNVDPTFLSYIARSAPFQHTIQSESVASTIQNFNAERYANIEFEIPSHAEQRRISAFLVAETGRIDRLVSRRESQMRLLGEQAVSDLSSVHRALSERYGAMNLRYMLMRIEQGWSPQCEDRAAEGHEWGVVKAGCVNTGTFDPLQHKALPVGVEPRREYILRPGDLLMSRASGSRELIGSVGIVGELNRNLLLCDKVYRLKLDRTLGCPEFVTHMLRSHQVREHIKSGISGADGMANNLPTATVKGCVIPKVPVSEQRSVASSLDRSAARTARARRLLSQSVDRLAERRQALITAAVTGQFDVSTASGRNVTDGVNP; via the coding sequence ATGACCGCTTGGACGAAGACGCGTCTCAAGAATCTGTGCGTGGACGCAGGTCAGTACGGTGTGGGTGTGTCGAGTGACAACTACACCTCGTCGGGAACTCGGCTTCTTCGTACCAGCGACATCAGTACCGGTTCACTTTCGCCGGCCGAGCACGGTGTATTCGTGGCTACCCCGCCCGCGGAGCGCTTCCTTCTGGAGGCGGGAGACCTTCTGTTGTCTCGTAGCGGTACTCCGCCGGGGCAGTCCTACCTGGTGAAGGAATCCGACCGGGGAACTACTTTTGCAGGGTATCTGGTCAGGTTTCGTCCTGCCAAAAATGTTGACCCGACGTTTCTCTCCTATATTGCCCGCAGCGCACCGTTTCAGCACACGATTCAGTCCGAATCGGTGGCGTCTACCATCCAGAATTTCAATGCGGAAAGGTATGCGAATATCGAGTTCGAGATTCCGTCGCATGCCGAACAGCGTCGTATCTCCGCATTCCTCGTCGCCGAGACGGGCCGTATCGATCGTTTGGTGTCGAGGCGCGAGTCTCAGATGCGACTCTTGGGCGAGCAGGCGGTCAGTGACCTGTCGAGCGTTCATCGAGCGCTCTCCGAGCGATATGGGGCCATGAATCTGCGCTACATGCTGATGCGTATCGAACAGGGATGGTCCCCCCAGTGCGAGGACAGGGCAGCCGAAGGTCATGAGTGGGGTGTGGTCAAGGCCGGTTGCGTGAACACGGGAACTTTTGACCCGTTGCAGCATAAGGCCCTTCCGGTCGGCGTTGAGCCGCGTCGCGAGTACATTCTGCGCCCCGGTGACTTGTTGATGTCCCGTGCCAGTGGATCACGTGAGCTCATCGGAAGCGTGGGAATCGTCGGGGAGCTGAACCGGAATCTCCTGTTGTGCGACAAGGTTTATCGTTTGAAGTTGGATCGCACTCTTGGATGCCCGGAATTCGTTACCCACATGCTCCGTAGCCATCAAGTTCGCGAACACATCAAATCCGGCATCTCGGGTGCCGACGGGATGGCCAACAACCTTCCCACCGCGACCGTCAAGGGCTGCGTGATTCCGAAGGTTCCCGTGTCCGAGCAACGCTCTGTCGCCTCCTCCCTCGATCGAAGTGCCGCCCGGACTGCTCGGGCGCGCAGGCTTCTGAGCCAGTCCGTCGACAGGCTCGCCGAACGCCGTCAGGCGCTCATCACCGCCGCAGTGACAGGCCAGTTCGACGTCTCCACCGCCAGTGGCCGCAACGTAACGGACGGAGTCAACCCGTGA